GATGATCAACCTCGGCGCCTTCCTGGCGCCGCTGGTGGTGAGCTGGCTCAAGGGGTTCTCGTGGCGGTACGTGTTCACCGCCTCGGCGGCCTACTGCGCGGCGATGCTGCTGCCCGCCCTGTTCGTCTACACCGAGCCGCCGAAGCCGGAGAGCCGCAAGACCTTGAAGGAGGTGCTCGGCGGCGCCGCCGAGGTGCTGGGCGATGCCCGCTTCATGCTCATGATCGTGGTCTACTCCGGGTTCTGGATCCTCTACTTCCAGAACTTCGGGTCGGTGCTGTGGTACCTGCGCGACTTCGTCGACCGCGAGCCGGTGAGCGCCGCGGTGACCGGGTTGCTCGCCGCGATCGGGCTCGACGTCCGCTTCACCTTTGACGCCGAGCACGTCACCGTCATCAACGCCGGCACCATCATCCTGCTCCAGGTGCTGGTGAGCCGCCTGGTCGCCAACCGCAAGGCGCTGCCGACCATGGTGACCGGCATGGCGATGGGAGCCGTGGGCTTCGTTCTGCTCGCGAGCTCCTTCAACCCGTGGGTGTTCATCCTCGGCATCGCGGTGTTCTCGATCGGCGAGATGACCGCCCACCCCAAGTACTACAGCTTCGTCGGGCTGGTGGCGCCCGCCGACCGCAAGGCGGTCTACATGGGCTACGCCTTCCTCTACGGCGTGTTCGGCTCGTTGCTCGGCTCGAACCTCGGCGCCTTCCTCTACGAGCGGATGCTGGCCCCGGTGGTCGGGACCGAGGCGGCGGCCGGCCGCACCACCCTGTTCTGGACCTTGTTCGCCGTGCTCGACGTGATCGCAGTGGTGGGGCTGATCCTGTTTGCGCGGGCCTTCGGCGAGGACACCCCCGACACCCGGCGACGGGCGCGCAGCGCCATGTTCGGCGTCTACGGGCTGATCCTGCTGCTCGGCCTCGCATTCGCAGTCTTCGCCTTCACCTCGGACCCGATCCAGGTCCGCACTGCGGTGCAGTCCCTGATCTTCCTCGCCCTGGGCGGCGGCGGGCTCGCGGTGAACGCCCGCGGCGGTCGCAGCGCGAGCTGAGAGAGCGGGTCACGCGTGCTCACCCGAGCTCGGAACGATGGCGCCCAGCGGGGAGAGCGGCGCCGCCGGGAATGGCCGGTCGCCGAGGGCTGGTTGAGTGAGCGATGAGAAGTCGTCGCGATCGCCCCGCGTGGTCCGATCCCGACGTCGACCTCCCACCCGCCCCGGGTGGCCCATCGAGGACGTGAATGGTCGAGCCGCAGCAAACAGCGCACGACGCCCGCCCGGCGCCCCGCCGCCTCGCGCTCCTCGCGCTGGCGGTGGTGATGGCCGGGCTTGTCGCTGCAGCTCCGTACTGGGGCGCGAGCGCCGCGCACGCGGAGGAAACCGAGGCGACGCCCTGCCCCGACCCGGGGGATGACGGCTCGCCTTGCGGTCCGAGCTGCCCGTGCGCCTGCTGCCCCGGGCATGCGCCGACTCCGGCGGTGGTGGTCGCGCAGTGCTCGGTCGCCGCCCCGTCGCCGAGCACGCTCGAGACCACTCCCCACAGGGCCCTGCAGTCGACGGACCTTCGTCTCCGCATCTTCCACCCTCCTCGCACCTGACCTCGAATCGACAGCTGGGTTCGGTCCGCTCGCGGCGCGCGAGCTGCCCGAGTTGGCGTTTCTGACGCCCATACATGGGCGTCGTGGGAAGGCAGGTGTTCGACGATGTGGTGCCCTCGTACGCGCGCCCCTCGCTGGCGGCGCACTCAGATCGCTTTGGTCGCCCTGCTGGTGGCCGGTTCGGTGGCGGCTCGCTCGGTGCCGGCGGAGACCGAGACTTCGGCTTCAGGGAAGGGACTGCCGGCCGGCCAGGTGATCAGGGTGAGCTGGCCGGAGCTGGTCCGCCTAGTCGACCAGCACCCGCTGGTCGCCGCCGGCGCCTTCGGCATCGACGCCGCCCGCGGAGCGGTCACCGCCGCCGGCGCCGCCCCCAACCCCTCGCTCGCGGCAACCGCCGGCCGGGGAGAGGCGGTGGTCGGGGACGAGTCCGACGACGAGTGGGCGCTGGAGCTGGAGCTTCCGCTCGGCTGGCTCGCCCTGCGCGGCTCGCGGGTGGCGGCCGCCGAGGCCGATCTCGAGGCCACCGAGGCCGAGAGCGAGCTGCTGCGGCGGGAGGTCCTGCTCGAGCTCAGGACCCTGTTCTGGAGCCTGGTCTCCGAGCAGGAGCGGGTCGCCGCGCTCGAGGCGCTCGAGCAGCAGACCGCGGCGCTGGTGGCCACGGTCCGGAAGCGGGTCGAGGTCGGCGAGGTCCGGCCGGTGGACGGCCCGCGGTCGGAGATCGAGCTCGAGAAGGTCGCCGCCGAGCTCGCGGCGGCGCACGTCGCGCTCGGGGCGCGCCAGGCGCAGCTCGCGCTGTGGCTGGCTCCCCCGGCGGAGGGCACCATCGTGGCGGTGGGAGATCTCGGCGCGCTGCCGCATGCGATCGACCTCGACGCCGCGCGAGCGAGGCTGCGCGCCTCTCACCCGGCGCCGGCGGCCGCCCAGGCGCGTATCCGCTCGCTCGAGGCCACGCTCGCGACCGAGAAGCGGGCGCGGATCCCGGACTTCTCGCTGGCCGCGTTCCAGTCCCACGAGCTCGACCGGGACGCATACGGTATCGGCCTCACCGTGGGTCTGCCGCTCCTGAGCTGGAACGGCGGCCGGATTGCGCAGGCCGAGGCCGAGCTCGAGGCCGGCCGGCTCGAGGCCGAGGCCGTGAGCCGGGAGCTCGAATCCAGGGTCATCGAGGCCGAAGCGGCGTGCCGCGCCGCGGTCGAGACCGCGGCCCGCTTCGGCAGCGCCGTGGTCCCGCGCTCCGAGGCCGCGGCCGCGACCATGGAGCGGACCTACGAGCTCGGCGAGGCCAGCCTGCTCGAGCTGATCGACGCCCGCCGCACCCTGCTCGACACGCGCCGGCTGCACCTCGGCGCGCTCGCCGCGGCCCAGATCGAGTGCAGTCGTCTCGGCAGCCTGGTCGGAGAGGAGATCCCATGAGCAGCCACAGCATCCTTCGCGCCCTCGCGGTCCTGGCCCTGACCCTCGCCTGGGCGGCATGCGGCAGGGGCGAGTCGCAGGCGCCCGGGGCCGCAGCCCAGGCGCCGCCGGTCGAGCAGGCACTCGCCGGGCGCGGCGCCGCCGCAGGCGTCGAGCACGAGGCCGAACCCGAGGAGCCCTCTGACCTCGACCGGCCGGTCGACGAGCTGTTCCGCGCGGCCTGCGAGCACGGACGGCAGACCTTCGCCTGCGACGAGTGCCGCTGGGAGGTCGGGGTCGTCCGGGTGCCGGCGAGCCTGGTCGACGGCGGGCTCGTCGAGACCGCCGGGGTGGGACGCCGGGCGATCGCGGTCCCCCTGACCCTGACCGGCGAGGTCCGCTTCGACGAGCGCCGGGTCGCTCACTGCAGCTCCCAGGTCGAGGGGATCATCCGCGCGGTGCACGTCGCGCCCGGCGACATGGTCCGGCGCGGGCAGCCCCTGCTCGAGATCGAGTCGGTGGTGGTCGGCGAGGCGCAGGCAGCCTACCTCGAGGCCCGCGGCCTGCTCGACATCGCGCGCCGCAACTTCGAGCGGGTGTCGGCGCTCAAGCAGGAGGCCATCGCCTCGGAGAAGGAGTACCTGCAGGCGAGACAGGAGCTGGAGGCGGCCGAGATCCGGTCGGAGGGCGCGCTGGGCACGCTTTCGCGGCTCGGCGCGGGCGCCGGCGAGGCGGGCCCCAACGCTGGCGGCAACGCCCGCGGCCGTTTCGTGCTGCGCGCCCCGGCGTCGGGCACCGTGCTCACGATGCACGCGGTCCCGGGCGAGGTGGCCAGGACCGAGGAGTCGCTGGTGACGGTCGGCGACAGCTCGACGGTCTGGGTGTGGGCCGACCTCTACGAGCGCGACATCGCCGCGGTCAGCCGGGCGCACGCGGCGCAGCCGCTCGCCGCCGCCGTCGCCGTGAAGGCGTACCCCGGCGAGCAGTTCCCGGGCGTCGTCGACCTGATCAGCCCGGCGATGGACGAGTCCTCGCGAACGGTGAAGGTGCGGGTCGCGGTCGCGAACCCCGATCGCCGGCTGCTGGCCGGGATGTTCGCCTCGGTCGAGGTTTTCCTGCCGGGCTCGCAGGAGGTGCTCGCCGTCCCGCGGGAGGCGCTGCTCGAGGACGAGGGGCGGTCGTTCGTCTTCGTCCACCATCACGACGACTACTTCGTGCGCCGCCCGGTCGAGGCGGGACGCACCTGGGACCGGTGGATCGAGGTGACTTCGGGGCTCGAGGCGGGCCAGACCGTGGTCGCCGAGGGCGCCTTTCTCCTGAAGTCGGACGTGCTGCGCTCGAAGATGGGCGCCGGGTGCGCGGACTGAAAGGGGAGGACGCCATGAAGCTCGCGACCTTCCTGCTCGGCAACCGCTTTCTCGTGCTGCTCGCCTCGGCGATGCTGATCGCGGGCGGCGTCGTCGCGTGGCTGCACCTGCCGATCGACGCCTTCCCCGATGTGACCAACACCCAGGTCATGATCCTCTCGACCGCGCCCGGCCTCGCCGCCGTCGACGTCGAGCAGCGGGTGAGCTACCCGATCGAGCAGGTGATGCGCGGCCTGCCCCGGGTGACGGAGGTGCGCTCACTGTCGAGGGCCGGCCTGTCCCAGGTCGTCATCGTCTTCGAGGACGGCGCCGACACCTACTGGACGCGGCAGGTGGTGTTCGAGCGCCTCGCCATGGCCCGGGAGCAGCTCCCGCCCGGCGTCGAGCCCGAGCTCGGCCCGATCTCGACCGGCCTCGGGGAGATCTTCCAGTACACCCTGGAAGGGGACGGCGCGAGCGCGATGGAGCTGCGGACCATCCAGGACTGGCTCGTCGCCCCGCTGCTCGAGCCGATCCCGGGGGTCAACGAGGTCAACAGCTTCGGCGGCGAGGTCAAGCAGTACCAGGTGCTGGTGTCACCGGAGAAGCTCGTCAAGTACGGCCTCAACGTCAACGACGTCGTCGAGGCGGTCGAGCAGGGCAACGCCAACGCCGGGGGTGGCGTGGTGGTGCGCGGATGGGAGCAGCTCTACCTGCGCGGCGTCGGCCTGCTCGAGGACATCCCGGACATCGAGCGCATCGTGCTCCGGGCCGAGGACGGCGCGCCGATCTACCTGCGCGACGTCGCCGAGGTCGTCATCGGCGCCGAGCCGCGCCAGGGCGCGGTGAGCCGCGACGGCAGCGGCGAGGTCGTGGCCGGCATGATCATCATGCTCAAGGGCGAAAACTCGAAGGAGGTGGTCAGCCGGGTCAAGGAGGCGATCGAGAGGATCCGCTCGATCCTCCCGGAGGGGGTCCGGATCAACGTCTTCTACGACCGCACCTCGCTGATCGAGGCCTGCATCTCAACCGTGGTCAACGCCCTGCTCGAGGGCGGGATCTTCGTCATCCTGGTGCTGTTCCTGTTCGTCGCCGAGCTGCGGACCTCGCTGATCGTGGTCTTCTCGCTGCCGTTCACCTTCCTGGTCAGCTTCATCGTCATGGGCGCGACGGGGTTGACGTCGAACCTGATGAGCGTCGGCGGCCTCGCGTTCTCGGTCGGCATGGTGGTCGACGCGTCGATCGTGGTGGTCGAGAACATCCGGCGCCACCTCGCGCAGCGGCCCGCGGGCGAGCACCGGCGCCGCATCGTGGCCGACGCCCTGGCCGAGGTGGCGAGGCCGGTCGGCTTCTCGGTGGTCATCATCGCCATCATCCTGGTGCCGCTGTTCACGCTGCAGGGGATCGAGGGCAAGATGTTCGCGCCGCTCGCCGCGACCATGCTGATCGCGCTCCTGGTCTCGCTGGTCGTGGCGCTGACCGTCGTGCCGGTGCTGTCGGAGATGTTCCTGAAGGAGGGCCCCGAGAAGGAGTTCTCCTTCATCCGGCGCTTCCACCGCGGCTACCTGCGGCTCCTCGACCGCGCCGTCCGCCGGCCGGGCGTGACCCTCGGCCTCTCGGGCGCCGTGCTGGTGGCGTCGCTGGCGCTGCTGCCCCTGGTCGGCACCGAGTTCATGCCGCCGCTCGACGAGGGCTCGATCGCGATCAACGTCGTACGCCTGCCCAACGCCTCCCTCGACGGCTCGGTGAAGGTCGCGACGTTCATCGAGGAGCGCCTGCGCGCGTTCCCGGAGGTCGGGACCGTGGTCAGCAAGACCGGCCGCGCCGAGATCTCCGAGGACCCGATGGGCCCCGAGCAGACCGACGTCTTCATCATGCTCAAGCCGCGCAAGGAGTGGGAAACCGGCCGGACCAAGGCCGAGCTGGTGGCCGCCATCGAGAACGACCTCTCCGAGATCCCCGGCCTGCGCTACTCGTTCTCGCAGCCGATCGCGCTGCGCGTCAACGAGCTCATCTCGGGGGTGAAGAGCGACCTCGCGATCAAGGCCTTCGGCCCGGACCTCGAGGTGCTGAAGGAGTTCGCGGACTCCGCCGCTGCCGCCATGATGGGCGTCGCCGGGGCGCAGGACGTCAGGGTCGAGCAGGTGTCCGGCATGGCGCAGCTCGACGTGGTCGTCGACCGCGAGGCGCTGGCCCGCCACGGCATCAGGATCGCCGACGTCAATGCCACCATCGAGACCGCCGTCGCCGGCACGCGGGCGACGACGCTGATCGAGGAGCAGCGGCGCTTTGCCGTGGTCGTGCGCTTCCCGGAGCCGGCCCGCAGTGACATCCCGGCGATCGAGAGGCTGCTCGTCCCGGCGCCGGGGGGCGAGCGGGTGCCGCTCGCCCAGCTCGCGGACTTCCGGGTCGTCGAGGCGCCCGCGCAGGTCAGCCGCGAGAACGGCATGCGGCGCGTCGTGGCCGAGGCCAACGTGCGCGGCCGCGACCTCGGCGGCTTCGTCCGCGAGGTCCAGCAGCGGGTTGTACCGCTCGTGGAGGGGCTGCCGCCCGGCTACTTCGTCGAGTACGGCGGGCAGTTCGAGAACCAGCAGCGCGCCATGCGCCAGCTCGCGGTCGTGGTGCCGGTGGCGCTCGTGCTGATCGTGGTGCTCCTCTACCTCGCTCTCGGCTCGATCTGGAGCTCGCTGCTGGTCGTGCTCAACCTGCCGTTCGCCCTGGTCGGCGGTGTCATCGCGGTGGTCGCCTTCCGGATGCCGGTCTCGGTCTCGGCGGCGGTCGCCTTCATCGTGCTGCTCGGCATCGCGGTGCAGAACGGGGTCGTGCTGGTGGCCTTCTTCCGGCAGCTCGGCGAGCGCGGGGAGTCGGTGGCCGACACTGTCCGGAAGGGCTGCGACCTGCGCTTCCGGCCGCTGCTGATGACGGCGCTGACGAGCTTCATCGGGCACCTGCCGATGCTCTACGCGACCGGCTCCGGGGCGGACATCCAGAAGCCGCTGGCGGTCGTTGTGATGGGCGGGCTCGTCACCAGCACCCTGCTCACGCTGATCGTGCTGCCGACGATCTACGCCGTGCTCGCAACGCGCTTCGCCCCCGCCACGGCGGCGGTCGAGCGATAGGACGACGGCGCCGGGGCCGAGCCGTGGACAGGCGCGCGCCTGATGTCGGTTGGGGGGGCTGCGTCGGCTGGTGGCAGCCGTGGCCCCGGTCGGACCGCCGGAGCTGCGCGGGCGCGCGATGCTCTGGCCGGCCATGCCGCTCGCACTGCCGCTGCCGTGGGGCGGCTTCTTCGGGCTGAGCGCCCGCTGGCCGGCTGCAGCGCCCGCCCGCGGTGATCACAGCAGGCGCGCGATGCCTGTCAGGTAGCTCGCGGCGACGGACAGGATCACCGCCACCAGGATCCACTTGATGACGCGGGCCGGGAGGTGCTTCTGCAGCCGTGCTCCGCAGTACATGCCGGCGGCGCCGCCGAGCCCGAACAGCAGGCCGAGCGGCCAGTCCGGCGCCACCGTGAGGCCGGGGTAGAGCGGGGCCATGGCCTGGTAGAACGAGACGCCCGCCACCGAGGTGATGAAGGTCCCCGCCAGGGCGGCGCCGGCGACCGTGTAGACCGGCAGCCCGAAGAAGGCGACGAGGAACGGGGCGATGATGGCGCCGCCGCCGATGCCGTAGATGCCGCCGACGATGCCGATCACGAAGGCGAGCGCGAAGATCCCCGGCGTGGCGATGTCGAAGACCTCACCGTGGAACTGGTAGGTGATCTTCGTCAGGCTGAAGCGGCTGACGGCGACCGCTCCCGGTGCCTGCTCGCCGTCGGCCTCGGGTTGCTCCCGGTTGCGGCGCACCGTCTGCTGGAAGCGCTGCTCGGCCGCCTGCGCGCTCGCGTGTCGGCTGCCGCCGTGGATCAGGTCGCGGGCGAAGCGGGCGCCGATGTAGAGCAGCACGGCGCCGGCGAAGACCTTGAAGGCCGCCGGGTCAGGGAGCCAGCGCACCCGGATCAGCGCGCCGATCAGCACCCCGGGCAGGGTGCCGGCGACCACCACCCAGGTCAATGGCCACACCATCCGTCCCTCGCGGACGTAGCGGGCGACGCCCGATGGGATCGCGACGATGTTGAAGAGCTGGTTGGTCGCGCTCACAGCCGGGCTGGTGAAGCCCAGCACGCTGACCTGGAACGGCAGCAGGAGGATGGCGCCCGACACGCCGCCGGCCGACGTGAACGACGAGATCGCGAACGCCACCAGCGGTGGGACGAACGGTGAAACCTCGACGCCGGAGATCGGGAAGTGCATGGCACGCGACCCTGCCGGCTCATAGGGTACGCTGTCGGCCGGAATGACGATCGTTTTTTGAGGTCGTTTGAAGGAGCGCGTCATGACGCCGACCCATCCACCTGTCGCCGCCGGCGACCGCGAGCGCGCGATCCGCGCCATCAAGATCCTGCTCTTCAGCGCCTCCGTCGTGCCGTCGGTGGTCGGCGGCGCGATCGCCCACGCGGCCGGCTCCTTCGCCTGGACGCCGTTCCTGCTGGCGGCGGCCGGCCTCTTGATCGGCCAGGCCGGCGGCGACTACCTCTACTACTACCTCACACACTTCCACACCGACGCCCGTGACGCGCACACCAAGATCTTCGCCGGCTGGCGGCCGCTGTTCACCGGGACGCTGTTCGCGCCGGAGAAGACGGTGTGGGCCGGCGCCGCCTGCCTGCTGATCGACCTCGCCGTCGCGATCTACTTCTTCGAGCTGCGCGGCGCCGCGATCCTGTGGTTCGCGCTCGCCGGCGGTCTCATCGCCGTCTTCTTCACGCCGCTGATGCTGCGCGGGCTCAAGGAGCCGGTGATCTTCGTGACCTTCGGCCCGCTCTGCGTCACCGGGGTCGTGTTCGCTTTGACCGGGACCATCAGCGAAGGTGCGATCGTGGCGTCGGTGCCGGTGGGGTTGTTCGTGACGGTCGTGGCCTACCTCAAGAGCGCCCGCTTCGACGTCGTCGACAGCGGTGGCGAGCAGGTCGTCCTCAAGCTGTCGCGAACCGTCATCCTCGCGCTGCTGGCGCTCGGCTACGCGAGCCTCGCGGCCGGAGTCGCGCTGGGCCGGCTGCCGGCCTGGTCGCTGACCGGGTTGCTGTCACTGCCGCTGGCGTGGAGCGTGGCGTCGATCGTGCGGCAGTCGAGCAGCAGGGTGTCGGAGTACCTGTGGGCGACGGTGCGCTCGATCGTCATCCTGGTGATCGTCGGGGCCGGCCTGGCCGTGGGGTTCATGGTGTCATGAAGGAAGCCCTGATCGTCTGGTTCAAGGCGGCCCGCGCGCCGTTCCTCGTCGTCAGCCTCATCCCCGCGGTCCTCGGCGGGCTCATCGCCTGGTACCGCGGGAACTTCGACGGCCTGCTTTTCGGCGTGGTGACGCTCGGCGTCGTCATGGCCCACTCGGCGGCCGACTTCATCGACGACTACTTCGACTTCAGGAAGGGCAACCTCGGCAACAAGGAGAAGCAGTTCCACGACAGCCCGCTCATCGACGGCAGGGTGACGCCCGGTCAGGTGATGCTCGCCGCGGTGCTCTGTCTGGCGGTTGCCGCCGCCGCCGGCGTCTACGCCGTGCTCGCCGCCGGCATGCCGGTGCTCTGGCTGACGGCAGCGGGCGGGTTCATCGTCTTCTTCTACACGTCGCCGCCGTTCAAGCTCAACTACCGGGGGTTGGGGGAAACCGCGCTCTTCCTCGGCTTCGGGCCGCTGATCGTGCTCGGCGTCTACCTCGTGCTGCGGCCGGTATTCCTGTGGGAGCCGGTCCTGCTCGGGTCGGTCCTCGGCATCTTCACGATGAACATCGGCCTCGTCAGCAACACCTTCGACCACGACGACGACGTCAGGTCGGGAAAGCGGACCCTGGCCCTGCGCCTCGGCCAGGCGAACGCCGTGCGCTTCCTGGCGGCGGGGTCGGTCGCCGCCCACGGCCTGCTGGTCGCCGCGGTCGCCGGCGGCCTCGCCACCCCGTGGGCTCTGCTGGCGCTGCTGGCCGCTCCGCTCGCGGTGCAGACGGTCCGCAAGACCGCTCTGTTCGCCGACACCGCCAACTACACCGCGGCAATGACCAGCGCGATCGCGCTATCGTCGGTGAGCGGGGTCCTGATGTGCATTGGCTACGGCCTCGCCATCGCCCTGCCGTAGCACCCGCCGCGGGGCGTCGGCCGGCTGGCTCGGTGCGGCGCATCCACTCAGATCAGGAAGAGGGTCGAGCGCAGGGTCTCGTAGACCCCGACGCCGATGAACACGGCGGCGGTCGCGACCCGGGCCCAGCGCTCGATGGACTGCACCCTCGCCAGCGCCGTTTCGAGCCAGCTGGCGCCGGCGGCGGCGAGGATCGCAAACGCGACGACCGGCAAGGACGTGCCGATACCGTAAAACGCGGGCAACACCAGCGACGAGCCATGGTCGACCGCGAGCGGAATCAGGCCGCCGAAGAAGAGCCCGGCCGACACCGGGCAGAACGCCAGTGCGAACACGATTCCGAGCAGGCCGGCGCCCCACAGCCCGGCACGGTCGACAATCTGCTGGAGCCGGCCGCCCAGGCCGATCCCCGGCAGGCTCAGCCTGACGACGCCGAGCAGAAGGAGGCCGAGGGCGATCAGCATCGGTCCCAGCAGGCGGTGAAACGTGCCCTGGAGGAAGCCCGAGACCGCGACCATCGACATCAGCGACCACACGGCCGCGGCGCCGAGCGCGGTGTAGGCGATGGTGCGGCCGGCGGTGTAGAGAGCTCCCGAGACCAGGATTGCCCGAGCGCTGCCGACCTGCCGCCCCACGTAGGAAACGGCCGCGATGTTGGTCGCCAGCGGACAGGGGCTGATCGAGGTCAGGATACCCAGCCAGAGGGCCGATCCGACGGCGAGCCAGAGCGGCGCCATCAGCCCTCGTTGAGGAAGGCGCGGGTGGACTCGCGCACGTACTGCGAGAAGAGCTCCTCGTCGCGCACCAGCTGCCAGACCTTGTCGAGGTTCTGCCACCGGACCACGGCGCCGTCCCGGTAGGAGACCAGCACCAGCGACCGCGTCACAAGCTTGAAGTCCTCGACGAAGTGCTCGTTGCCGGGCTGCTCGATGTTGAGCGCACGCCAGGTGAGCCGGCCCGACGCGAGCTCGTCCGCGAAGTCGGCGGTGATCGTCTCGTGCGCCTGGCGCTCGATCGCGAGGCAGGTCCGGCAGCGGAAGTCGCCGTGGAAGTAGTAGGCGACCACGCCGGTCGAGGGAGTCGGCGCGGCGGCCGCGCCGGCGCCCGCGGGGTCCTCGGCCCGCCCGCCGGGCGAGAGCGCGATGAGGGCCGCGAGAACGCCGCTGGCAACGAGCAGGGTCGGGGGCGCGTTGCGTCGTTTCATCTCCGCCTCCTAGGCCAGCATCGCCTTGACTTCGTCGAGGGAAGGGACCTTGCCCTGGACCTTGAGGACGCCGTCCACCACCAGGCCCGGCGTCAACATCAGCCCGTACTTCTGGAACTCCCGGAAGTCGCTCAGCTTCTCGAGGTGGTACTTGATGCCGAGCTCCTCCGCCGCACGGCCGGCGAGCTGGGTGAGCTTTTCGCAGCGCGGGCACCCGGGGCCGAGGACGATGATCTTCTTCTCCGTCATGGCAGACCTCCTACGCGATGAATGTTCCATAGATCATGCCGGTGATGGTGGCCATCACCACCACCAGGCCGACGTAGACCGATGTCTTCTTCCAGCCGATGACGCTGGCAATGACGATCATGCTCGGCAGGGACAGCGCGGGCCCGGCCAGCAGCAGGGCCAGTGCCGGTCCGGGGCCCATCCCGGAGCCGATCAGCCCCTGCACGATCGGCACCTCGGTGAGCGTCGCGAAGTACATGAACGCGCCGGCGACCGCCGCGAACAGCGTGGCGCCCAGGCCGTTGCCGCCGAGCGCGGCCGCCACCCAGGCGGATGGAATCACACCCTCGTGGTCGGGGCGTCCGAGCAGGAAGCCGGCGACCATCACACCGCCGAGCAGCAGGGGCAGGATCTGCTTGGCATAGCCCCAGCTCGAGGCGAACCACTCGCCGAGCTCGCCCTCAGACCGCGCCGTCACGAGCGCGAGCCCCAGCACTCCGGCGACGAACGCGAGCTCGGGGCGCTGAGGCACCGCCAAGCCGAGACCGGCGACGGGAACGGCGGTCGCCACCGCCTTCCACGGGGCGAGGCTGAACCAGCGCACCAGGATGATGCCGAGGGCGGCGGCGCCGGCGGCGGTCAGCCACCACTTGGCCCGCCAGATCGCGAACCAGAGCCCCGTGGGGTCCTCGGGCCTGGCCCAGTTCGCGAACACCAGGACCGCCACCTGGGCGGCGAAAAAGGCCGCGGTCTGAGCCAGCGGGCGCACAGCGTCAGGCTCCGGGAGCGCCATCGTTGCCTGGACGCGGTTCTCCTCGGACCGCCTGAAGATGACGGCCATCAGGGCGCCGACGACGACCGCGAACAGCACCGCGCCGATCGCGCGGGCGGCGCCGAGCTTGGCGCCGAGCACGCTCGCCGTGAGCACGATCGCGAGCACGTTGATCGCCGGGCCGGAGTAGAGGAAGGCGGTCGCCGGCCCGAGCCCGGCGCCCATCCGGTGGATTCCCGCAAACAGCGGCAGCACCGTGCAAGAGCACACCGCCAGGATGGTGCCGCTCACCGAGGCGACGCCGTAGGCGATCAGCTTCGGCGCCCGCGGGCCGAGGTACTTCATCACCGCCGCCTGCGACACGAAGGAGGCGATGGCGCCGGCGATGAAGAAGGCGGGAACGAGGCACAGCAGCACGTGCTCGCGCGCGTACCACCTGGTCAGAGCCAGCGCTTCAGTGACCGCGCCGTCGAAGCGCGGGAATCCCACCGGCAGCCAATAGAAGACGGCAAAGCCGGCGGCCATTGCCAGGAGGACCTTCCATTCGCGCTTCCAGTCCATCACGTTCGACCTCAATGTGAGTTATTGGCGACCTCGCCAAGTGAATGTCACAAGAACACCGGTCATCCGACGAGTGCTGCCTGCCCTCGCGCCTTCTCCTCGATCACCGCCTCGACGCAGCCGAAGAAGTTGAGGATGCAGGGGACCCTGAGCCTGTAGAAGACCTGCTGGCCGCGGCGGTCGTCCAGCACCAGGCCCGCTTCCTTCAGCACCGTCAGGTGTTTCGAGACCGTCGACACGTCGGCACCGACCATCTCGGCCAGCTCGCAGACACAGCGCTCGCCCCGCGACAGCTCGTCGACGATGAACAGGCGGCTCGGGTGGGCGAGGGCCTTCATGACCGTCGCCCGGGCCTCCGTGTGGGCCCTGACCGAACCCTCGAGCCGACGCCGTGTCGCCATCATTTGGCAATATAGCCAAATATCAGCTGCTGTCAAGCCGGCGGTCGTCGAACGGTGGAATCGTCATCGCGGCACCTCAGGCGGCCCGGCGCGGGTCACGCCGCGCGGAGCATCCCCGCGAGCGGTTCCGAATGCACGTCGAGGTCGAGTTTGCTGGCGGTGTCAGCCGGGCGTCGGCCGTGCGCTCGCTCCGCCTCTCCCCGACCGCCAGCTCAGGGAACAGTGGCCGACCAAGCGCTCACGTCCCCGGACTCGAAGCCGTCGGAGAACACG
The Thermoanaerobaculales bacterium genome window above contains:
- a CDS encoding aromatic aminobenezylarsenical efflux permease ArsG family transporter, which produces MAPLWLAVGSALWLGILTSISPCPLATNIAAVSYVGRQVGSARAILVSGALYTAGRTIAYTALGAAAVWSLMSMVAVSGFLQGTFHRLLGPMLIALGLLLLGVVRLSLPGIGLGGRLQQIVDRAGLWGAGLLGIVFALAFCPVSAGLFFGGLIPLAVDHGSSLVLPAFYGIGTSLPVVAFAILAAAGASWLETALARVQSIERWARVATAAVFIGVGVYETLRSTLFLI
- a CDS encoding nitrophenyl compound nitroreductase subunit ArsF family protein produces the protein MKRRNAPPTLLVASGVLAALIALSPGGRAEDPAGAGAAAAPTPSTGVVAYYFHGDFRCRTCLAIERQAHETITADFADELASGRLTWRALNIEQPGNEHFVEDFKLVTRSLVLVSYRDGAVVRWQNLDKVWQLVRDEELFSQYVRESTRAFLNEG
- a CDS encoding thioredoxin family protein encodes the protein MTEKKIIVLGPGCPRCEKLTQLAGRAAEELGIKYHLEKLSDFREFQKYGLMLTPGLVVDGVLKVQGKVPSLDEVKAMLA
- a CDS encoding permease → MDWKREWKVLLAMAAGFAVFYWLPVGFPRFDGAVTEALALTRWYAREHVLLCLVPAFFIAGAIASFVSQAAVMKYLGPRAPKLIAYGVASVSGTILAVCSCTVLPLFAGIHRMGAGLGPATAFLYSGPAINVLAIVLTASVLGAKLGAARAIGAVLFAVVVGALMAVIFRRSEENRVQATMALPEPDAVRPLAQTAAFFAAQVAVLVFANWARPEDPTGLWFAIWRAKWWLTAAGAAALGIILVRWFSLAPWKAVATAVPVAGLGLAVPQRPELAFVAGVLGLALVTARSEGELGEWFASSWGYAKQILPLLLGGVMVAGFLLGRPDHEGVIPSAWVAAALGGNGLGATLFAAVAGAFMYFATLTEVPIVQGLIGSGMGPGPALALLLAGPALSLPSMIVIASVIGWKKTSVYVGLVVVMATITGMIYGTFIA
- a CDS encoding metalloregulator ArsR/SmtB family transcription factor, translating into MATRRRLEGSVRAHTEARATVMKALAHPSRLFIVDELSRGERCVCELAEMVGADVSTVSKHLTVLKEAGLVLDDRRGQQVFYRLRVPCILNFFGCVEAVIEEKARGQAALVG